One Branchiostoma floridae strain S238N-H82 chromosome 1, Bfl_VNyyK, whole genome shotgun sequence genomic region harbors:
- the LOC118429175 gene encoding uncharacterized protein LOC118429175 isoform X2: MTSCGENWVFWAYTNPLYLTNVSGYPEGRSHPSHAYVIENPHTKDEQKNGSQKTKAAAAPPVSTTTRDLSTEEAVPGDDSYLVLLDKKEEDQSSGFNIMKGDNGKIFIQDVRQGGPAWKSGKIHDGDQLVSVTVYFTDIAYEDALTILSYSSPYKVQLRLRKPSKRPSPVAKTVPVTIEMQPVASASAETQQEAATRQDAAKVLQPIQAATIEQEPAVVVETQQDAVKMELHQQQPPINEPEVLETLEPPPSPEDRLPEVCGVEDVDEVDEGLSERKHNAIVNEANRIVDDAFESAKEELRREDIRQTDTEKPLTPRLERRLSSTSLPGAFPEEATWKSPNPYPSNLPEIKFTGQSKSLDHLNKSIETDLPDDMRPRSLADIDFSKYIPPPL, encoded by the exons ATGACCAGCTGTGGTGAAAACTGGGTCTTCTGGGCTTACACCAACCCACTTTACCTGACAAATGTTTCAG GATATCCGGAAGGAAGGAGCCACCCCAGCCACGCATACGTCATTGAGAATCCTCAcact AAGGATGAACAGAAGAATGGTTCCCAGAAGACAAAAGCTGCAGCAGCTCCACCCGTCAGCACCACCACCAGGGACCTGTCCACAGAGGAGGCGGTGCCTGGAGACGACAGCTACCTGGTGCTGCTGGACAAGAAGGAGGAGGACCAATCATCCGGCTTCAACATCATGAAGGGGGACAACGGCAAGATCTTCATCCAGGACGTCCGACAGGGAGGACCAGCATGGAAGTCTGGCAAGATCCATGATG GTGACCAACTAGTCAGCGTCACTGTCTATTTCACTGATATTGCGTACGAGGACGCGCTCACGATCCTGAGTTACTCCTCGCCCTACAAGGTCCAGCTCCGGCTACGGAAGCCTAGCAAGCGACCCAGCCCAGTGGCAAAGACTGTACCCGTCACTATTGAAATGCAGCCCGTAGCATCCGCCAGTGCGGAGACACAGCAAGAAGCTGCCACACGGCAAGATGCTGCCAAAGTTCTACAGCCAATACAGGCTGCCACGATAGAACAGGAACCCGCTGTTGTTGTGGAAACACAACAAGATGCTGTTAAAATGGAACTACATCAGCAACAGCCACCCATAAATGAACCTGAAGTCTTAGAGACGTTAGAACCACCACCTTCTCCTGAAGACAGACTCCCAGAGGTTTGCGGAGTAGAAGATGTTGATGAAGTTGACGAGGGTCTTTCTGAAAGAAAGCACAATGCCATTGTGAACGAGGCCAACAGAATAGTAGACGATGCATTTGAATCGGCAAAGGAGGAGCTCCGTAGAGAGGACATTCGGCAAACAGACACGGAGAAGCCACTGACGCCCAGACTAGAGCGTAGATTATCCTCGACAAGCTTGCCAGGGGCATTTCCTGAGGAAGCCACATGGAAGTCCCCCAACCCATACCCTTCCAACCTACCGGAGATCAAATTCACCGGCCAATCAAAGTCTCTTGATCATCTGAACAAATCCATAGAAACCGACCTTCCCGACGACATGAGACCACGTTCCCTGGCAGACATAGACTTCTCCAAATACATTCCTCCACCCCTCTGA
- the LOC118429204 gene encoding pollen-specific leucine-rich repeat extensin-like protein 2, with product MTPDTPKPIPPERGSAKKKRKAPPPPTVTPPTPSVSPPLPSESPPPPTVSPPAPSLPPPSVSPIAKEIPSKLLTNETAEKEEDRRKDELTDSGLELSISTPSQEVAPTLLPPPPPAVLQTHVSQDGRAPDGTQEEKSTSPSGDSGINVDIGTVEPPLLSPPVVPTILPGKGSILEQKIEEQAAQESAQEFQNFLDSQPEKSLLPDVPAVAVPPTPLEEDEVIAEQKEKPERSRYSPSALTQPFTLPPVDLNQTPTEEIILSSSSESESEPDDSKYKNIRVDEVDKKRSSMSSEPEERPGSTEGVFLATMVSVASSEESLSEGEEEPQVVMTSPASAKQLRDQFFNDMKPTSGLENNIMSPGTHTVNNTEEIHDTRTPTKQISSTESSELDSIGQPQAILDQQPGTSSPVLVDPSKPDSRGGLQGVNGTPEGSFMV from the exons ATGACCCCTGATACTCCAAAACCCATCCCACCTGAGAGAGGGTCGGCAAAGAAGAAACGGAAagctccccctccccccacagtGACTCCCCCTACCCCATCGGTGTCTCCCCCTCTACCGTCAGAgtctccccctccccctacaGTTTCTCCCCCTGCCCCCTCGTTGCCTCCCCCTTCGGTGTCACCCATTGCCAAGGAAATTCCTTCCAAACTTCTAACCAATGAAACAGCTGAAAAAGAGGAGGACAGAAGAAAAGATGAATTGACAGACAGTGGATTGGAGTTGAGCATATCAACCCCTAGCCAGGAGGTTGCCCCCACCCTGctgcccccaccccctcccgCAGTTTTACAGACGCATGTGTCGCAGGACGGCAGGGCTCCGGACGGCACCCAGGAGGAGAAATCTACCTCACCGAGTGGAGATTCTGGCATCAATGTAGACATTGGCACAGTGGAGCCACCCTTACTATCACCACCTGTTGTTCCAACCATCCTACCAGGGAAAGGATCTATATTGGAGCAAAAAATAGAG GAGCAGGCAGCGCAGGAGAGTGCACAGGAGTTTCAGAACTTCCTGGATTCTCAACCGGAGAAGTCTCTTCTACCTGATGTACCTGCCGTAGCTGTACCTCCGACACCCCTGGAGGAAGACGAGGTTATAGCCGAGCAGAAGGAAAAGCCTGAAAGAAGCAGGTACTCCCCCAGTGCACTCACCCAGCCTTTTACGCTCCCACCTGTGGACTTGAATCAGACGCCGACAGAGGAAATCATCTTGAGCTCCAGTAGCGAGTCCGAGTCAGAACCAGACGACAGCAAGTACAAGAACATCCGGGTTGACGAAGTAGATAAAAAGAGATCCTCAATGTCTTCCGAACCTGAAGAAAGACCCGGTTCTACGGAGGGAGTGTTTCTGGCCACTATGGTCAGCGTAGCAAGTAGTGAGGAGTCTTTGTCAGAGGGCGAGGAAGAGCCACAGGTTGTGATGACGTCTCCTGCGTCAGCCAAGCAGCTGAGGGATCAGTTCTTCAACGACATGAAGCCGACGTCAGGACTAGAAAACAACATCATGTCCCCAGGGACTCACACTGTAAATAATACCGAGGAAATACACGACACACGGACTCCAACAAAGCAAATATCCTCGACAGAAAGTAGTGAATTGGACAGTATCGGTCAGCCTCAAGCAATTCTTGACCAGCAGCCGGGAACGTCCAGCCCAGTCCTGGTTGACCCCTCCAAACCAGACAGTAGAGGTGGGCTGCAGGGGGTCAACGGGACGCCAGAAGGCAGCTTTATGGTGTAG